DNA from Hyalangium minutum:
CGGGCTCGCTCCACACCAGCTTCACGGGGAGGCGGGCCCGCGTGTACGCGGCCCCCTTGCCTCGCCCGTGCGTGGCGAGCCGACGCTCCAGGTTGTTGGTGGCGCCGGTGTACAGCGTCCCATCACGGCAGCGCAGCATGTAGACGGTCCAACAGCTGGGGGCGTCCGGCACGCGCGCCACTGTACCGCAACCGCGCGGAGCTTCAGTGGCCGTAGGCCTGGCGCCCCCAGTCCACAGGAGGGCCACACTCCTCCATCACCTCGGAAACCCGGAGGAGTGGGTCCACTTCCCAAGCTTCGAGAATCCGTGCCTCGCTGATCAGCCCGAGGAGCGTTCCCTTCTCCTCCACGACCGGAAGAAGGCGCACTTGGTGACGTTCCATCACCCTTAGGGCACACAGCAGGGTATCTGTGGGCAAAACGGTGACAGTCCCCGGTACTGCCGCTTCCTCGCTCGTTCCATGCTGCTGCATCTCGAACCTCCCTGGCCTCAGTCACGGGGGAGTAATGCAACCGGCCTGCCGAACCATGTGGGTGCTCACTTTTCGACAGAGCACCCAACGTGCCAGGGCGTTAGGCTGGCGGGGTGAGGCGAATCCAGACGCCGAGGCTGGTCCGCATGGCGGACCTCTTCTCCCGGGCGGTGAGCCGCAACGGCGAGGGGCTGCTGACATTGCCGTTCAAGCCGGACGAGCTGTACCGGGTGCCCACGGATGATGGAGCGGCCATTGCGTTGGGGCGCTACCACGCGCGGGGGCAGCGCCGGTACGCCGAGCCCGTCATCCTCTGCCATGGGCTGGGCGCCAACCGCTTCCACATGGACTTCGACGAGCGCTACAGCCTG
Protein-coding regions in this window:
- a CDS encoding GIY-YIG nuclease family protein, translated to MPDAPSCWTVYMLRCRDGTLYTGATNNLERRLATHGRGKGAAYTRARLPVKLVWSEPAEDRGTALRREAALKRLTRAEKLRLIGRPVA
- a CDS encoding HPP family protein; the encoded protein is MQQHGTSEEAAVPGTVTVLPTDTLLCALRVMERHQVRLLPVVEEKGTLLGLISEARILEAWEVDPLLRVSEVMEECGPPVDWGRQAYGH